A portion of the Ptiloglossa arizonensis isolate GNS036 chromosome 11, iyPtiAriz1_principal, whole genome shotgun sequence genome contains these proteins:
- the LOC143152785 gene encoding uncharacterized protein LOC143152785, producing MDRSVGNTAMNDYMNDINRKTRSLDRLIAKVVSSVDKNLTDVRYELLSPDDSFFMSSMFFVKITGTSNTEGSAKTKTMSIVVKQPPRSPAVREMMLSDAQFHNEILFYKRYIGDSEDLPRFIYAEENPPMDTVLVLENICQWGFGLCQWKYNAPLEYTLAAFREIARFHAKGYTMKERRRDDFFKFVGNLWETRYEKNTENNMKVVIESTSVRGVEYLRDQGHDEKFCDKLEAHLSKAYNSVVLKSIEAEEPLATLCHGDFTLNNTFFKRESGELRAMFIDFALTRYGSPTIDLSTYLCLHCAEDLDKELLDDVLKVYHDSLEQCMLENGIMDCDKYSYEALVEDFKKKGLLGFIVASFFLPMLMGKCDQTPEEMAETDMEEWAKTLHDLGGDEISAILGRMLLKLHEFGCFDHVM from the coding sequence ATGGACCGATCGGTAGGTAACACCGCCATGAATGATTACATGAACGACATCAACCGTAAAACCAGGTCGCTGGACCGTTTGATCGCGAAAGTGGTCTCGAGCGTCGACAAGAATCTCACCGATGTTCGCTACGAGCTACTGTCACCGGACGATTCGTTCTTTATGTCGAGCATGTTCTTCGTGAAGATCACCGGCACCTCGAACACCGAGGGCAGCGCCAAAACAAAGACGATGAGCATCGTGGTGAAACAACCGCCGCGTTCACCGGCCGTCCGAGAGATGATGTTATCGGACGCTCAGTTCCACAACGAGATACTGTTCTACAAAAGGTACATTGGCGACAGCGAGGACCTGCCGCGTTTCATCTACGCGGAGGAGAATCCACCGATGGACACCGTACTCGTCCTCGAGAACATCTGCCAATGGGGTTTCGGTCTTTGCCAATGGAAATACAACGCCCCGTTGGAGTACACGCTGGCCGCGTTCCGCGAGATCGCTCGTTTCCACGCGAAAGGCTACACCATGAAGGAACGCCGCAGAGACGATTTCTTCAAATTCGTCGGCAATCTATGGGAGACCAGGTACGAGAAGAACACCGAGAACAACATGAAGGTGGTAATTGAATCGACGTCCGTGAGAGGGGTCGAGTACCTGCGCGATCAGGGCCACGACGAGAAATTCTGCGACAAACTCGAGGCGCACCTGAGCAAGGCGTACAACAGTGTCGTGTTGAAGAGCATCGAGGCCGAGGAACCACTCGCCACCCTCTGCCACGGTGATTTCACCCTGAACAACACATTCTTCAAGCGCGAGAGCGGCGAGTTGAGAGCGATGTTCATCGATTTCGCGCTGACGCGATACGGATCGCCCACCATCGATCTGTCCACGTATCTGTGCCTCCATTGCGCCGAGGATCTCGACAAAGAGTTGCTGGACGACGTTCTAAAAGTGTATCACGACTCGTTGGAGCAATGCATGCTGGAGAACGGTATCATGGACTGTGACAAGTACTCGTACGAGGCTCTGGTCGAGGACTTCAAGAAGAAGGGTCTATTGGGATTCATCGTCGCTTCGTTCTTCTTGCCGATGCTGATGGGCAAGTGCGACCAAACCCCGGAGGAGATGGCGGAAACGGACATGGAGGAATGGGCGAAAACGTTGCACGACCTGGGCGGTGACGAGATCTCGGCGATCCTGGGGAGGATGCTGTTGAAGCTGCACGAGTTCGGTTGTTTCGATCACGTGATGTAA